TATTCTGTACACCCAATGTGCCCAGAGTACAGGCACAACAATTAAAGCTGAAAGTTTGAGCCCGTGGACGCCTAGCTTCGACGTTACGTATTTAGAACGTCTTAGACAcgcaaaaaaaacttattaaataaatttatttgatctaTTGCAAAACAATTCTCATTAACTTACCGCATATATTTTAGGTCCTGTTATTTTGTATCTTGTCAAATTAACTAGCAGTGATGCAGCAGACTTAAGTACTTCCACACTAGAGATAGACCTGTTTGTCACAGACATGTAGATATACACGCGTCGCACAACTGATGAAGCATTTTCGTTGTACGTTATTGGATACACTTCAGTAAGAAGTtctgaaaaagaaatatatttaaattgaagttgctcaatactaataataaaataacagcagCAACAATGTAATGATGCTATTTTATGTGGCGAGATCTcatgtctttttttatgtatttctagTATTCTATAAGAAACCGtatcaatttttttcatatacatatatcattatgatataattataagtgtGTGAGTGCGtgtgacatatttttatagtaataataaaaataaatcttcaatttAAGGTATTGTATATCAATTTCATTGCTTACACTACTTACCCACAGATCTAAACGCTCGTATAACAGTTTCGATGTCCGACATCTTACGGAGTACTTCCATTGCATCTTCGTTTCTCTCTTTTAACGACTCCTGTGTTGACTGCAAGCCTCCATTGCGCCACCTCCGACGTAACTCATATGCATGCATGCCGCTCGCTAAACGAGCTTTGTGACCACGAAAGAGTGCCTAtttgttaagaataaataaaaaaaatattacaatttttgtaacTCATTTTATTTTGGTACAATTAAAACGGGACTCGGTTGTAAACGCTGAGGGCATTatgaaagacaaaaaaaaagacagaATTATTAATGATAACTACGCACGAATCATGTAGAAATAACTCAATGtgtttcaatataatttgaaattagaggatcaatttttttcttagaatTAGATTAGTAAATACGTAAAACGTTTGCACGATTTGTATCGTAGGTCGTCGAGCATATGTAGCCGACGTGAGGAAATCGTATCAATAtcagtaaatgtttttttatcatcatacATAATTAGCAAACTAttctatattattactatactatgtaatttgtatgaatgaagaatagaaaaggtccaaggATTGATCCTTAGTCCCTTTATAACTgctatatcttttttttaaaaattgagtCCGAAATTAtgccaataaaatgtaatttaatcgatgaatatgttatttaattccattaatattttcattatgaatGAACAAATAAACTGACCTGAATTTTCGTAGCGGCCCAATTCCGCTGTTGTTCTTttcttaactttaatatattttccttctTACATTCAACTGCTTTACGAATCAGGTAACCTCTAATAAGAGCTTGTATTCTCAggattatatttctatttttcacAAATTCATTGCGTAACAGTCTTGTTAAAAGTTTTCCTCTCCATTGTTTTTGAACACATATCACTTGCTTGCGATATCGTTTATACCACGACTGAGTTAAGTATCTTCGAACGTTCTTTTGGATACATATAGCTGCTACTTTTCTTTGTTCTTTTAGGAAAAgtctatgtttttttaatctatatactGCTTGTATTACTAAAACTGTAGCACGTAAACGTATGTATCGTTTCCTTTCAATGAAACTTCGAACATAAGCTTGCAGTTTTATTATAGACATTCTGAATTGCTCATATTTTTTTCGTTCTGTTTTTGCTATTATATAAGAGCGATAACATCCTTGTATAGTAATGGCTGCAGTTCGCATAGCAAGAAAACGTTTGCGTATAATGTACATACGGGCAAATGattgtaaagtaattatattttgtttgatgtttaaaaaattatttctaCAATCATTACGTCTTCGTATAGATATGTaccatatttgaattttttcaaCAGCCATTTTCCGAGCTACTGTGCGAGCCGCGTTTCTTGCTCTTATGTTACGTTGAATGAAAATAGTCGTACTTCGTAAACGGATATAGTCATTTCTTAATTTTCTACCTAGCATAATTTCTCTAAATCGTGTTTGAATAATTGTAACTGCGGATTTTAACtcaacataatattttctttgtttttgccCAATCAAACAGGCTCTGTGAAACCGTTGTATTGTAATACAAGCCGTTACAATACTATCAAATTTAGCCTTTGCCTCTAACATCAATCGCTTGGCTCTATACCTTCGTTGAAGAGTTAAAACggcaaatttaattttcaaataagatTGTCTCTCTTTTCTCATTAAAATAGTTGCCTTGAATCTCTGCTGTAGAATAATTGCTGCATGTCTTAattgtaaatacttatttttctgTGAAATTCCAATTTTATAAGCCCTATAAAATGCTTGAATTCTTTTAGATGCGTCTACTACTTTTAAGAATTGTTTTCTTTTCTCTTTCATGATATTTTGAGCTCTAAATCTATTTTGCAAGTAAACTGCTGCAAGACGTTTTTTAAGATAGGCTTGTCTCTCTTCCCTCATTGCTAACAAAGCCCTATATCTTCTCTGTAGCACGATAGCCGAGTGTTTTATGCTCAAATATCTAGTTCTTTGATATCTCATGTCTCTAATACttctatatttgttttgtatgtaaattgtaGCCGATAACAATTGACAATACTTTTGTcttattttcttcatttttcGATATTGTCTATAATATGTTTGGATTACATTTGCTGAttgttttatagataaatatgcaTGCCTTTGTCGTTTTGTTTCCAAATATGATCGGTAAAATCTTTGAATAGTTATAgttgatgtttttatttgaataaaatctgtctttattgtttttgttaagacGTAACTTCTGAAATGTTGTTGAATACATATGgttgcaattttaattttcagataTTCCAGTCTTTGCTTTCTGCCAATAATATAAGCCCTATACACTTTTTGTATAGCCAAGCAAGCGTTTTTCTTCTGTTCATATTGTTTCTTTACTTCTTTCGCTTTTTTCAAACATCTAAAccaattttgtattttcaatacagattttttCTGCTGAATGTATATTTGGCGCTGAAGCTTTCCTAGTAAATATGCTCTATAAGCGTTTTGAATCACAATACATGACGCTTTTAGTTTTGCATAATTAGCTCTATCTTTTCGCATTATTAATAAAGCTTTAAATCTTCTCTGTAAAATTATGGTTGCGTTTCTCAATTCCATATATGTGGTTCTCATTTCTCTCATTAAAATAATGGCTCTGTATCTTATCTGCATCGCCACAACAGAACCTTTCAATTTCAAGTAATTAGTTCTATCACGTCGCATTGCTAACAAACTTCGATattgtgtttgtatttttatagtcgATGTTCTTAATAGAACGTATTTCTGTCGCTGGGCTTTCATTTCTAAGTATGATcggaaataattttgaataacaatGACGGAATTTCtgagtgatatatatttttctctagTTTCTTTCATGTTTGAGTAAGCTTTAAAACGCCTTTGAATTATTATGGACGAATttcgtaaatttaaatagtttgattTTTCCTTTTTCATTATCTGATTAGCTTTgatttttctttgtatataaataattaaatttcttttttgtacGTATTCCGCGTAcacttttttacatttatacaatgattgcaatttaataaccgcatctttcaattttaaataatttgtccgATCATTTCTCATCGCAATAACGGCTTTGTAACGGTTTTCTATAATTCGAACAGACTTCTTTAATTCTATGAAATATCTGCGATGTTTTATCAttctaaagtaactctgtataaGCACAGCACTTTGCTTTTGCTCTGCAAATTTCTGCATTTCTTTTCTCATGAATATCTTGCTCCTATACTTTTGTTGAACGATCATAACTGATCTTCGTAATTTAACATACGATTTACGCGCTAAATACTGTTTAACAATACTTTGGGCGAGTACAATTTGACTTTTGATCATGTTATAACGCTTCACACATAACCAGCGTTTGACATGTGCTTGTATCATGGTAGCTGATTTTTGTTGTAATCTCGCCCTTTGTAATCGCAATGCCTGCAAAATCTCTTTCGCTTCCTGAATCAACTTTTTATTCTTATACCATATGGCAATTTTTACAGCACTATACTTCTGTTTCCTTAGACGACTTCGACATATCCACATTCggcaatatttttgaattacaaTGGTAGCCGTTGTTACTTCATACATCTTATATTCTACCATACGATTGTATTTGATTCGTCTCCACCAATATTGAATGATACTGGCCGCTGTATCACGTTGAGCTATAATCCTTTCTTCTTCTCTTCGTTTCTcaacaataatttcatatttcttcCTCCACCAAATTTGTATGACATTTGCAGCTTTTTCAAATAACGGCGCTCGGAATACGTGTATCAGTTGCCATAAGAGCGACAATGTCTTTTCCCGATGCCCGTCTGCAATATCAGATGCAGTTATATCACCAACTATAACGAAGTTCGCTTCTTTTAAAGCGTTTAGAGCCACATGCACGTTATGTATCTTCTGAAGGCGTGATATTGCCGGAGTTCGTAGTTGATTTAACAAGCCATTAGTCATCAAGATAATTTCCATAACTTTTGTTAATCGAACTCCATCTCTTATATCAACTGCTATATTGTGAACGGCATATTTATATTCATCTAAATAAGATTGTTTAACACATACAACATAGCCAAGAGGTCTCAGGTGCTTTGTAATATCTCCAATGCCTGCAATCAGTTCTCTCGTGAAGCGTAAAATAATATCTCTGCTTTCTTTACATATAGCATTTCTGCAAAATAAGCAGGGATCAtgaggtattatttttttctgttttgctTGATCTAAGAAAAATACGAGCA
This genomic stretch from Vanessa tameamea isolate UH-Manoa-2023 chromosome 9, ilVanTame1 primary haplotype, whole genome shotgun sequence harbors:
- the LOC113394954 gene encoding protein abnormal spindle; protein product: MYFEIENTPEHLKRARRKETVQRASPKEECPRLILAPFSRPPQVVFDNVLIGTTCEKNLEILNPSKAIQQITLGKSLPPGLIIQLPGEYLELEPETCYCITMLWTPTQPTALRETIRFTNQNRGRYDVMIVLKSEMNVKGKNNNTKFKISPGKIKKKGKKSPAAVYKKKVETIYNTTKVKTTVNVVQSTHYKVYNQMDKENVSYNDCSIDTKLKKCPFDSPTNLDLNFNTSEIFSNMQRPKKDMLYETYDKSYNVNDIYTNENNILKPSNRQINDSSVTDVFDNITFTPLKSLPTKNVKLGKGPNIILSVNSESDFDDSLDIQNSNKENERHSILCITSSQPPNKWLTVNHHVQYENNQCNATPTLPNKKIPNTSSPKELNSPNFSINTDFSRISDLSFFPQRFSTERKIIPKMYNETHDIIEESNAKISSDTYTKESPNTPMYYNSNQMYGDSRQAPVPRESNPKVCRQALFKEHFYRDANERNHLARPENYPWNNDLRMEIKSPPRSLTPPLQSIPEESIHFSDMHAFDKTNKQMATFTINRTFDKASDNTSVSSLNRQSAWSKKAVRTEPELWKMPTSVPRKSMKSKTISQTVVKSRESLTGKGNHSFDTNKSINQNISLNHIGNVYSQSFTVDPFLSTTYFYDEEAVDKFEKEFRRWLNCILTPPADLDSNIEQKIDVGKAWIENRNKEIPAAPTKEQVCSAYHNSHRLDSLRRTARALLLSPEISQVFIKLNLQIEKKLIAIRTDRNLHLDIGLQKVIMELLLSYNPLWLRIGLETIYGLVLPLKSNSDVEGLTTFIIHRMFKNPHLKNKHSKSSAPNMLLPAYMDAIKKFTLKKFFMLVFFLDQAKQKKIIPHDPCLFCRNAICKESRDIILRFTRELIAGIGDITKHLRPLGYVVCVKQSYLDEYKYAVHNIAVDIRDGVRLTKVMEIILMTNGLLNQLRTPAISRLQKIHNVHVALNALKEANFVIVGDITASDIADGHREKTLSLLWQLIHVFRAPLFEKAANVIQIWWRKKYEIIVEKRREEERIIAQRDTAASIIQYWWRRIKYNRMVEYKMYEVTTATIVIQKYCRMWICRSRLRKQKYSAVKIAIWYKNKKLIQEAKEILQALRLQRARLQQKSATMIQAHVKRWLCVKRYNMIKSQIVLAQSIVKQYLARKSYVKLRRSVMIVQQKYRSKIFMRKEMQKFAEQKQSAVLIQSYFRMIKHRRYFIELKKSVRIIENRYKAVIAMRNDRTNYLKLKDAVIKLQSLYKCKKVYAEYVQKRNLIIYIQRKIKANQIMKKEKSNYLNLRNSSIIIQRRFKAYSNMKETREKYISLRNSVIVIQNYFRSYLEMKAQRQKYVLLRTSTIKIQTQYRSLLAMRRDRTNYLKLKGSVVAMQIRYRAIILMREMRTTYMELRNATIILQRRFKALLIMRKDRANYAKLKASCIVIQNAYRAYLLGKLQRQIYIQQKKSVLKIQNWFRCLKKAKEVKKQYEQKKNACLAIQKVYRAYIIGRKQRLEYLKIKIATICIQQHFRSYVLTKTIKTDFIQIKTSTITIQRFYRSYLETKRQRHAYLSIKQSANVIQTYYRQYRKMKKIRQKYCQLLSATIYIQNKYRSIRDMRYQRTRYLSIKHSAIVLQRRYRALLAMREERQAYLKKRLAAVYLQNRFRAQNIMKEKRKQFLKVVDASKRIQAFYRAYKIGISQKNKYLQLRHAAIILQQRFKATILMRKERQSYLKIKFAVLTLQRRYRAKRLMLEAKAKFDSIVTACITIQRFHRACLIGQKQRKYYVELKSAVTIIQTRFREIMLGRKLRNDYIRLRSTTIFIQRNIRARNAARTVARKMAVEKIQIWYISIRRRNDCRNNFLNIKQNIITLQSFARMYIIRKRFLAMRTAAITIQGCYRSYIIAKTERKKYEQFRMSIIKLQAYVRSFIERKRYIRLRATVLVIQAVYRLKKHRLFLKEQRKVAAICIQKNVRRYLTQSWYKRYRKQVICVQKQWRGKLLTRLLRNEFVKNRNIILRIQALIRGYLIRKAVECKKENILKLRKEQQRNWAATKIQALFRGHKARLASGMHAYELRRRWRNGGLQSTQESLKERNEDAMEVLRKMSDIETVIRAFRSVELLTEVYPITYNENASSVVRRVYIYMSVTNRSISSVEVLKSAASLLVNLTRYKITGPKIYARDRIPPVLKFMWRFSNSETQLFCILSTYLWLFSKYDEVKSDLTSFLHEPENHKILVTIKGNVMRMKRMANNVTRNKFSTPQPSKYVSHTMNQSLRDMNHSICSYSSNLLPALEPDYGIIRVDKPRYFQDPQQAICCLFETYEL